From the Marinobacter sp. es.048 genome, the window GCCTCAGCCGAGGAAGACTGGCTGACCAAGGACTGGGAGGTCAGCGGGTACATTCGCCAGTACCTCTCCTGGAACCTCGAGAATCCGACATTGATCGGCCCGGACGGCGAGCAGAGGGACGACTACCGCTACGACCTGTCCATGGCGCGCACCGTTGGCAAGCTAGATCTGTACCGTGACTTCGGTAACTGGCGGACCAAGATAACTGGCCGGATTTCCCGCGAATCACCGACCGACTACGGTAAGGATCTTCAGGACGTAATGGATGAGTGGGCGGCTACCGGTGGTGCCGCAGGCTCCAGCGTTAACCTTCGCGATGACGTCTACGACGATGAGGAACTCCGGGAATTCTGGGTGCAGGGTGACCTTACCGATTCCACCAACATCAAGGTGGGTCGCCAGCAGGTGGTCTGGGGCGAAACCGACTTCTTCCAGCTATTGGATGTGGTGCACGGTTACGACTTTCGCTGGCGCTCCTTCCTGGAGCCGGAAAACGAGGAACTTCGCAAACCCCTTAACATGATCAACCTGACCCAGCAGTTCTTCGACCTTGATGGCAGCCTGCAGGTGCTGTACATCCCCGGAAAACTCAATGATGGCGAAGACCGCGGCAACAGCTACGACGTGGAAGGCGGCCGCTGGGCTAACAATCCGAACAAGGGCATCACCTTTGCCTCGGCCCCGTTTGGCGCCAACGTGAAGTACAACTACGACCACCCGGACGCCGACATGGATGACGACTCCTTCGGCCTTCGTTGGAGTGGTCTGGCTGGCGACTGGGGATACTCGGTGGGCTGGTTCCGGGGTCCCAACCCGAATCCGGTGGTCAATCCCAATCCGGCCACCAATCCGGGCCAGCCGCAGTTGCAGACCGGACCCTATGAGGGCGTTTACGAGGGCGGCGCCACCGAGGCCGGTGAGTTCATCTATCCGTTCATTGATGTCTTTGGCGTAACCGCCAACAACTACTTCGCGGGTCCGGACCTGGTGTTCAGCACCGAACTGGCCTACATCCCGAATGCTCCCTACAACGTCGGCATCGAGAGTATCGCCGAAGGTCCCGGATGTGGTTTCTTTCCGGGCTTCTGTGGCATTGAAGAGAAAAAGCTGTTCCGGTCCATGTTCCGGATCGACAAGCAGCTTGATCTGCAGCAATACCTGGGCACCAGCCGGCCCTCCTTCTTCACGGTTCAGCTGTTTAACAACTGGATTACCGACTACGAGAAAGAGGAGCAACTGGTGAATCTCGCTGGCTTCGGCGGCGAGACCGAGGAATTCAGCAGCATCATCACCGCTGTGTTGGCCACCAACTACGCCAACGACCAGATCAACCCGTCCCTGGCCATCGGCTCGGATCTGACCTACGGCGGTGGCTTTGTCATTCCGGCGGTCGAGCTGGCCTACGGCGACCACATCCGCGTGCGCCTGGAGGCGGACATCTTCTTCCACGAGAAGGATCAGGAGCGCCCTCTTCAGGGTTTCAACGATACCAACCTGTTCGGGTACTTCTCCGGCAACGATCAGCTGCTTGCCCGGTTGACCTACCAGTTCTGAGCACATGAGGAGAGTAACAATGAAAACAATGATATCCGTTAAGAGTCTCGCCCTCGCTGTGGGCCTTATGGCCGGCTCGAGCTTCCTGCAGGCCGCCGAACTGTCGGCCGGGGACACCATCAATGCGGGTAACCTGGACCAGCGTCTGTCAGATACCTTCCACGGTGACAGCGTTGACGGTCTGCTGACTGATCTGCAGAAGCGACTGATCCGGGAAGAGGGCCTGGAGATCACCCTGAAGGATCCGGAGCCCATCAAACTGGGTGAGGATTACATGGCGGCCACCAAGCAGTATTCGGCCAGCGCCACGTTCAATCCGGACACCCGAATGATGGAAGGCTGGCAGGCCGGCATGCCGTTCCCGAACGTGGACGAGAACACCGACTACGCTGCGGAAAAACTCATCTGGAACCATCATGTTGCCCAGCCCACCAAGAACTTCCAGGACTACCCGGAGTTTGCCTACCTGTTTGTGGATGACGAACGGGGCCTGGAGCGTACCCAGGAGTGGGTGCTGCGCCGTTATTACATGAAGGGGCGTCTGGGTGAGGAAAGCACCGTAGAAGGCGACGGCGATGTGCTGTGGAAGCAGCTGCTTTACGCCACCTATCCTGCCGACATCCGTGGCCTGGGCCTTTTCACCGTTCGCTATGACAGCCCGAAACTGGACGACAGCTGGGCGTACATCAAATCGGTCCGCCGCACCCGCCGCCTCTCCGGTGGCACCTGGATGGACCCGATCGGCGGTACCGACCAGCTGAATGACGACATCGAGATCTTTAACGCCCATCCCACCTGGTATCCGGAGTACAAGCTGCTTGGCAAGCGCAAGGTCCTGGTTGTGGCCAATAGCCAGTCCACTGCCTGGAATGAGGACGCCAGCGGCAGTGCTGCGTTCCCGATTGTTGATCTGGACAACGCCCCCTACTGGAACCCGAAGGATCAGTGGGAGCCCCGTGAGGTCTGGGTGATCGAGGCTGTTGCTCCGCCGGAGCACCCGTACAGCAAGAAAGTCATGTACATGGATGCCCAGTTCCCGCGATTCTACATGGCAGACGTCTATGACCGGAAAGGCGAGTTCTGGAAATGGATGAACTACAACCTGCGCACCATCGAGACCGAGGATGGCGACCGGGGCATTGTCTCCAACGCAGGCTTCACGATCGATTACCAGCGCCGTCACGCCACCATCTTTGTTCTGGCGCCCAGCGCCAAACTCAACACCGATGGTTTTGATGGCAATTCCATCAGTTTGCGCGAGCTTGAGCAGGCAGCAGTTCGCTGACCCGGCCCAAACCCGACAGAAAAAAGTCAGGAGACACGTATGAGCTTTCGACTAGGGGTTGATGTGGGCGGTACCTTCACGGACTTGCTCCTTATCAACGATGACACCGGCGCAACCTATACCGCCAAGGTTCCCTCAACCCCCTCGGATTCGTCCGTGGGGGTGTTGAACGGGATCGAGAAGATCTGCCGCACATCGGGCATCGACCCGAAGCAGATCCGCTCGGTGATGCACGGAACCACGGTCGCCACCAACGCGATTCTCACCCAAAAGGGTGCCAATGTGGGCCTGGTTACCACCCAAGGTTACAAGCAGGTGTTGCATATTGCCCGCTCGTTTGT encodes:
- a CDS encoding DUF1302 family protein; translation: MKRENKNSTSIHRPLQRGLLAGAVLAASVGMPQVASAEEDWLTKDWEVSGYIRQYLSWNLENPTLIGPDGEQRDDYRYDLSMARTVGKLDLYRDFGNWRTKITGRISRESPTDYGKDLQDVMDEWAATGGAAGSSVNLRDDVYDDEELREFWVQGDLTDSTNIKVGRQQVVWGETDFFQLLDVVHGYDFRWRSFLEPENEELRKPLNMINLTQQFFDLDGSLQVLYIPGKLNDGEDRGNSYDVEGGRWANNPNKGITFASAPFGANVKYNYDHPDADMDDDSFGLRWSGLAGDWGYSVGWFRGPNPNPVVNPNPATNPGQPQLQTGPYEGVYEGGATEAGEFIYPFIDVFGVTANNYFAGPDLVFSTELAYIPNAPYNVGIESIAEGPGCGFFPGFCGIEEKKLFRSMFRIDKQLDLQQYLGTSRPSFFTVQLFNNWITDYEKEEQLVNLAGFGGETEEFSSIITAVLATNYANDQINPSLAIGSDLTYGGGFVIPAVELAYGDHIRVRLEADIFFHEKDQERPLQGFNDTNLFGYFSGNDQLLARLTYQF
- a CDS encoding DUF1329 domain-containing protein, which produces MKTMISVKSLALAVGLMAGSSFLQAAELSAGDTINAGNLDQRLSDTFHGDSVDGLLTDLQKRLIREEGLEITLKDPEPIKLGEDYMAATKQYSASATFNPDTRMMEGWQAGMPFPNVDENTDYAAEKLIWNHHVAQPTKNFQDYPEFAYLFVDDERGLERTQEWVLRRYYMKGRLGEESTVEGDGDVLWKQLLYATYPADIRGLGLFTVRYDSPKLDDSWAYIKSVRRTRRLSGGTWMDPIGGTDQLNDDIEIFNAHPTWYPEYKLLGKRKVLVVANSQSTAWNEDASGSAAFPIVDLDNAPYWNPKDQWEPREVWVIEAVAPPEHPYSKKVMYMDAQFPRFYMADVYDRKGEFWKWMNYNLRTIETEDGDRGIVSNAGFTIDYQRRHATIFVLAPSAKLNTDGFDGNSISLRELEQAAVR